Proteins from one Streptomyces sp. NBC_00289 genomic window:
- a CDS encoding integrase, whose translation MQLNELLNLPVMVDLETSNRAFLLGRTKGFSLAKKGEYPCHVIRVGRTYRVSRAALLRALDIDPNESGAGSSHPTPPCENDPHHQR comes from the coding sequence ATGCAGCTCAATGAGTTGCTGAATCTGCCCGTCATGGTCGACCTGGAGACGTCCAATCGGGCGTTCCTCTTGGGGCGTACCAAGGGATTCAGCCTGGCCAAGAAGGGCGAATATCCCTGCCACGTCATTCGTGTGGGGCGCACCTACCGGGTCAGTCGAGCCGCATTGCTTCGCGCGCTCGACATCGATCCCAACGAGAGCGGCGCCGGGTCTAGCCACCCGACGCCGCCTTGCGAGAACGACCCTCACCACCAGCGCTAA
- a CDS encoding bifunctional DNA primase/polymerase, which yields MNDAQTPDLRASARELYDAGLCPLPVKADGSKSPDVRSWTPYKVTRSTPEEHDQWFNNGRHTGIGVVTGAVSGNIELIEFEGLAVKEGVLDEVAELAQNSGLGDLWEAVTTGWADQSPSGGVHYKVIVKGRPAAGNTKLARRLAREDEYTPEERQRLAEKPTSKIVRVLIETRGEGGFVVIAPSHGPTHPSGKPYVRLAGGPTTMTVVEPEELDALYALCRAHDAMPADEKAKTAPRPKRELPAGHVRPGDDFENRTDWPEIIGDEFDPIFTRGNTTYWRRKGKNQGISATTGHAADRDRLYVFTTSTTFESETPYDKFAAYTHLTQGGTTTEHFKRAAAELRNRNFGSEPPRQRLRSVPPRTSGHFTDGSSAIDPDSAPDEQETTASGPDLRIVVTKPELDITNEADAIDGLLDLMAGERLPDLYKRSSGPCWVHEDDENNPVVKQLGADNLRAYLADQVTTYQVVKDPFTEGTKEVRELVMPKTCSTILGRRDWPLLPLRGIVTSPVVRPDGTLIQAPGYDRATGLYLHPRIPLRRLAPQVTAESVERAKDIILNQMLADFPFVDDSDRAHFLGALLTPILRPYFYGPTPAFIITATAPGSGKSLLKDILKYCYGIAETAWPENDTELRKSITTQLYTTGQPVVVLDNLPNGFIIKSPVLSSLLTAEHWGDRVLGSTASVTMRNDRVWIITGNGLRTGGDNGRRAMWVRLDPNCPDPDQRDGYKVGDLRPWLRTNASTVVAALVTMVRAWLADGAKTVRKRKGDYSEWASMLAGLLAYLGVPDWLADSEAGQDEEELLWAAFLAAWHRELGNEPVPTGLIIARMAEHMPRGRNGEMPTPQGLGGWLRSRDGRYFKAPEVGSFKPVKVWDAHKCQNLWRVESHGGAA from the coding sequence TTGAACGACGCACAGACCCCTGACCTCCGGGCTTCCGCTCGCGAGCTGTACGACGCCGGCCTGTGCCCCCTTCCCGTCAAGGCCGACGGCAGCAAGTCTCCCGACGTGCGCAGCTGGACCCCGTACAAGGTCACCCGCTCCACGCCGGAAGAGCACGACCAGTGGTTCAACAACGGCCGCCACACCGGCATCGGCGTCGTAACCGGCGCCGTGTCCGGGAACATCGAGCTCATCGAGTTCGAGGGCCTGGCCGTGAAGGAAGGCGTCCTCGACGAGGTCGCCGAGCTCGCGCAGAACAGCGGGCTCGGCGACCTGTGGGAGGCAGTCACCACCGGGTGGGCCGATCAGTCACCTTCTGGCGGCGTGCACTACAAGGTCATCGTCAAGGGCAGGCCCGCCGCGGGGAACACCAAACTCGCGCGGCGCCTCGCCCGTGAGGATGAGTACACGCCGGAGGAACGGCAGCGTCTCGCGGAGAAGCCCACCTCGAAGATCGTCCGGGTGCTGATCGAGACGCGCGGCGAGGGCGGCTTCGTCGTCATCGCCCCGTCGCACGGGCCCACGCACCCGAGCGGGAAGCCCTACGTCCGGCTCGCCGGCGGGCCGACCACGATGACCGTCGTCGAACCGGAGGAGCTCGACGCCCTGTACGCCCTGTGCCGGGCGCACGACGCGATGCCCGCAGACGAGAAGGCGAAGACCGCTCCCCGCCCTAAGCGGGAGCTGCCCGCGGGACACGTCCGGCCCGGCGACGACTTCGAGAACCGGACCGACTGGCCCGAGATCATCGGCGACGAGTTCGATCCGATCTTCACCCGCGGCAACACCACGTACTGGCGGCGCAAGGGGAAGAACCAGGGGATCTCGGCAACGACCGGCCACGCCGCGGACCGCGACCGGCTGTACGTCTTCACCACCTCGACCACGTTCGAGTCCGAGACGCCCTACGACAAGTTCGCCGCGTACACCCACCTGACGCAGGGCGGCACCACCACCGAGCACTTCAAGCGCGCCGCCGCCGAGCTGCGCAACCGGAACTTCGGATCCGAACCGCCGCGTCAGCGGCTCCGGTCGGTGCCTCCCCGGACCAGCGGGCACTTCACGGACGGGTCCTCGGCCATCGACCCGGACTCGGCGCCCGACGAGCAGGAGACGACGGCCAGCGGACCGGATCTCCGGATCGTCGTGACCAAGCCCGAGCTGGACATCACCAACGAGGCCGACGCCATCGACGGGCTGCTCGACCTGATGGCCGGCGAACGGCTTCCCGATCTGTACAAGCGGTCCTCCGGCCCGTGCTGGGTCCACGAGGACGACGAGAACAACCCGGTCGTCAAGCAGCTGGGCGCGGACAACCTGCGCGCCTACCTCGCGGACCAGGTCACCACTTACCAGGTCGTCAAGGACCCGTTCACCGAGGGCACCAAGGAAGTCCGGGAACTGGTCATGCCCAAGACCTGCAGCACCATCCTGGGACGGAGGGACTGGCCGCTCCTCCCTCTGCGGGGAATCGTCACCTCACCCGTCGTCCGGCCCGACGGCACCCTGATCCAGGCCCCGGGGTACGACCGGGCCACTGGCCTCTACCTGCACCCCCGGATCCCGCTGCGCAGGCTGGCACCGCAGGTCACGGCTGAGTCCGTCGAGCGGGCCAAGGACATCATCCTGAACCAGATGCTCGCCGACTTCCCTTTCGTCGACGACTCCGACCGCGCCCACTTTCTGGGGGCGCTCCTCACACCGATCCTGCGGCCGTACTTCTACGGCCCGACGCCTGCGTTCATCATCACCGCGACCGCTCCCGGCAGCGGCAAGAGCCTGCTGAAGGACATCCTCAAGTACTGCTACGGCATCGCGGAAACCGCGTGGCCGGAGAACGACACCGAGCTGCGGAAGTCCATCACGACGCAGCTCTACACCACGGGTCAGCCGGTCGTGGTCCTCGACAACCTGCCCAACGGGTTCATCATCAAGAGCCCAGTGCTGTCGAGCCTGTTGACCGCGGAGCACTGGGGCGACCGTGTCCTCGGCTCCACCGCGTCCGTGACCATGCGCAACGACCGCGTGTGGATCATCACGGGCAACGGCCTCCGTACCGGCGGAGACAACGGGCGTCGCGCCATGTGGGTGCGCCTCGACCCGAACTGCCCCGACCCCGACCAAAGGGATGGGTACAAGGTCGGCGACCTCCGCCCGTGGCTCCGCACGAACGCGTCCACTGTCGTCGCGGCCCTCGTCACGATGGTCCGCGCGTGGCTAGCCGACGGGGCGAAGACCGTCCGCAAGCGCAAGGGCGACTACTCGGAGTGGGCCAGCATGCTCGCCGGCCTGCTCGCGTACCTCGGCGTCCCCGACTGGCTCGCCGACTCCGAGGCCGGCCAGGACGAGGAGGAGCTCCTGTGGGCTGCCTTCCTCGCGGCGTGGCACCGGGAGCTGGGGAACGAGCCTGTTCCCACCGGGCTGATCATCGCGCGGATGGCTGAGCACATGCCTCGGGGACGAAACGGAGAAATGCCCACGCCTCAGGGGCTGGGCGGATGGCTAAGAAGCCGGGACGGCCGCTACTTCAAGGCCCCCGAGGTCGGCTCCTTCAAGCCGGTCAAGGTCTGGGACGCACACAAGTGCCAGAACCTGTGGCGCGTCGAGTCCCACGGGGGTGCGGCATGA
- a CDS encoding recombinase family protein, with product MSPTLRSAVDVAAGGKTRAVIYARISQDRTGAGLGVDRQREDCEALAERNGWDVVEVYVDNDISAFSGKKRPAYRQMLAALDEGKATVVIVWHTDRLTRSIVELEEYIELSDRRGIATHTVQAGTIDLATPSGRMTARILGAVARQESEHKGHRVARARQQKAMAGEWAGGVRPFGWGVPTGEVKKRVDRKTGDEGEVPELDMMKAVPEEAEALRLWTDTILSGGSIRSLVKWCADKGVTTSRGNPVTHSDMREMLMRPRNAGIAVYRGEEVGRGKWEAIVDEAKYRAVVAILSDPGRTVNRGAQPKWVGSLLYVCGRGECGAGMTVTQSGGRRFPSYRCPTGHGGGRRAEVVDKYVEDTIVERLSRDDAHELLLPGPDEVDVAGLQAESEVIRRRMTDLAGLFGAGQLELGPFTEGMDTARGQLEGVTQQLARAATRDPLVDLVGAPDVRKAWKALGLDRQRNVLRALVEVTLKTPRPGRMPDGGYFDYEAVVFQWKRGSR from the coding sequence ATGAGCCCAACTCTCCGCTCCGCCGTCGACGTTGCCGCAGGTGGAAAGACCCGCGCCGTCATCTACGCCCGCATCAGCCAGGACCGCACCGGCGCCGGCCTCGGCGTCGACCGGCAGCGCGAGGACTGCGAGGCCCTCGCGGAACGTAACGGCTGGGACGTCGTCGAGGTGTACGTCGACAACGACATCTCCGCGTTCTCCGGGAAGAAGCGCCCGGCCTACCGGCAGATGCTCGCCGCCCTCGACGAGGGCAAGGCGACCGTCGTCATCGTCTGGCACACCGACCGGCTCACCCGCTCGATCGTCGAACTCGAGGAGTACATCGAGCTGTCCGACCGCCGCGGCATCGCCACGCACACAGTGCAGGCCGGGACGATCGACCTCGCCACGCCGTCCGGGCGGATGACCGCGCGGATCCTCGGCGCCGTCGCCCGCCAGGAGTCCGAGCACAAGGGGCACCGCGTGGCCCGGGCCCGGCAGCAGAAGGCCATGGCCGGCGAATGGGCGGGCGGGGTCCGCCCGTTCGGGTGGGGCGTGCCCACCGGCGAGGTGAAGAAGCGGGTCGACCGGAAGACCGGCGACGAGGGCGAGGTGCCCGAGCTCGACATGATGAAGGCCGTGCCCGAGGAAGCCGAGGCGCTGCGCCTGTGGACAGACACGATCCTGTCCGGCGGGTCGATCCGGTCCCTCGTGAAGTGGTGCGCCGACAAGGGCGTGACGACGAGCCGCGGGAATCCGGTCACGCACAGCGATATGCGGGAGATGCTGATGCGGCCGCGCAACGCGGGCATCGCCGTCTACCGGGGCGAGGAGGTCGGCCGCGGGAAGTGGGAGGCGATCGTCGACGAGGCGAAGTACCGGGCCGTCGTCGCGATCCTGTCCGACCCGGGCCGCACGGTGAACCGTGGTGCGCAGCCGAAGTGGGTGGGGTCGCTCCTGTACGTGTGCGGCCGCGGGGAGTGCGGCGCGGGGATGACGGTCACGCAGTCCGGGGGCCGCCGGTTCCCCAGCTACCGCTGCCCGACCGGGCACGGCGGCGGCCGGCGGGCTGAGGTCGTCGACAAGTACGTTGAGGACACGATCGTCGAGCGGCTGTCACGCGACGACGCGCACGAGCTGTTGCTGCCCGGGCCGGACGAGGTGGATGTGGCCGGCCTGCAGGCGGAGAGTGAGGTCATCCGCCGGCGCATGACGGATCTGGCGGGCCTGTTCGGTGCGGGGCAGCTGGAGCTGGGGCCGTTCACTGAGGGCATGGACACGGCGCGCGGCCAGCTGGAGGGCGTGACGCAGCAGCTGGCCCGGGCGGCGACGCGGGATCCGCTCGTCGACTTGGTGGGGGCGCCGGATGTGCGGAAGGCGTGGAAGGCGCTGGGGCTGGACCGGCAGCGCAACGTGCTGCGGGCACTGGTCGAGGTGACGCTGAAGACGCCCCGCCCGGGCCGCATGCCGGACGGTGGGTACTTCGACTACGAGGCCGTCGTTTTCCAGTGGAAGCGGGGCTCTCGCTGA
- a CDS encoding helix-turn-helix domain-containing protein — MPDDMDRLAADQEESDSLMMRAVAEVSERRGVDYDPPHPLDGLDTESLASFNLKQFRTALGVSQQQIADRLAEHRAAGHHDVRLSQTQIAKIERGERPWRLNELVAIAVALGVELGEFLKGQPATGDAGMQVMAAKLRYQNAEANEEDAREALRAAVRRTHEAANALLKVAARHEIMDQEVVNILTHRGMRQYWVEDAEKEAEPSSSTLEERQNWAGQFMAEEWHRLVEEETGHPPTEEENGQWKGMSK, encoded by the coding sequence ATGCCTGATGACATGGACCGACTTGCAGCCGATCAGGAGGAGAGCGACAGCCTGATGATGCGGGCGGTGGCCGAGGTGTCGGAGAGGCGCGGAGTCGACTATGACCCGCCTCATCCCCTCGACGGGTTGGACACCGAGTCGCTCGCGAGCTTCAACCTCAAGCAGTTCCGAACAGCGTTGGGCGTGTCGCAACAGCAGATTGCCGACCGACTTGCGGAGCACCGTGCAGCTGGCCATCACGATGTGAGGCTGTCGCAAACCCAGATCGCGAAGATCGAGCGCGGCGAAAGGCCCTGGCGACTGAACGAGCTGGTCGCAATTGCCGTGGCCCTGGGTGTTGAGCTGGGTGAATTCCTCAAGGGCCAGCCGGCGACAGGCGATGCTGGCATGCAAGTGATGGCTGCCAAGCTGCGATACCAGAATGCCGAAGCGAACGAGGAAGACGCGCGAGAGGCGCTACGCGCCGCTGTACGTCGTACTCATGAGGCGGCGAATGCCCTGCTGAAGGTAGCGGCGAGGCACGAGATCATGGATCAGGAAGTGGTGAACATCCTGACTCATAGAGGGATGAGGCAGTACTGGGTTGAAGATGCAGAGAAGGAAGCGGAGCCCTCATCAAGCACCCTTGAAGAGCGCCAAAATTGGGCAGGGCAATTTATGGCCGAGGAGTGGCACAGGCTGGTCGAAGAGGAGACGGGCCACCCACCTACGGAGGAGGAGAACGGTCAATGGAAGGGGATGTCTAAGTAG
- a CDS encoding DEAD/DEAH box helicase, with product MSALPETFTPRPYQVDAIKALTTGWQGAHDRLAVVLPTGAGKTVVFANLILDRLTALADAGQRALVIAHREELIQQAVGKIRAVCPQLRVGIVKAERDEHDGVDVIVASVQTLAVERRRQAIQDVGLIIVDECHHAAASTYLDVLEHFGAWRGIPVAGFTATMTRQDGGLGEVWEDVVFTLDILEMIEDGYLCDVRGKRVIVEGLDLDKVKTRNGDLADGQLGQALDDSGAAKVVAEAYRQHAGDRPGVVFTPTVDTAQSMAEAFTAAGIPAAAVWGDMPKDDRAAVLDRYKAGTVQVLTNCMVLTEGFDAPWTSCVVIARPTKSAGLYCQMAGRGLRLWEGKKDALILDVMGASTRHKLASIVDLTSREVVMTDEDQTLRETVRAAEEKAKQVLDLSRVQVEEVDLFHGSALRWLKTDSGVWFIPVGDAAFVFLIRNPVDRTYWLRRFDYDNGMVGPKHDAPLPLPEAKAWLENQARTMGSRWLAARTAPWRNKPASVKQLNFCRAKGIAVPHGSSAGEVSDLQAVHQFNAILVQITAAAASAA from the coding sequence ATGTCCGCACTGCCTGAGACCTTCACCCCGAGGCCGTACCAGGTCGACGCAATCAAGGCGCTCACCACCGGCTGGCAGGGTGCTCACGACCGGCTCGCGGTCGTCCTTCCCACCGGCGCCGGGAAGACCGTGGTGTTCGCGAACCTCATCCTCGACCGCCTCACCGCCCTCGCGGACGCCGGACAGCGCGCCCTGGTCATCGCCCACCGCGAGGAACTCATCCAGCAGGCCGTCGGCAAGATCAGGGCCGTGTGCCCGCAGCTCCGCGTCGGCATCGTCAAAGCCGAGCGCGACGAGCACGACGGCGTGGACGTCATCGTGGCCAGCGTGCAGACCCTCGCGGTCGAGCGTCGCCGCCAGGCGATCCAGGACGTCGGCCTGATCATCGTCGACGAATGCCACCACGCCGCAGCCTCGACCTACCTCGACGTTCTCGAACACTTCGGGGCCTGGCGCGGTATCCCCGTCGCCGGCTTCACCGCCACGATGACCCGCCAGGACGGCGGCCTGGGCGAAGTCTGGGAAGACGTCGTCTTCACCCTCGACATCCTGGAGATGATCGAGGACGGCTACCTCTGCGACGTCCGCGGCAAGCGCGTCATCGTCGAAGGCCTCGACCTCGACAAGGTCAAGACCCGTAACGGCGACCTCGCCGACGGACAGTTGGGCCAGGCGCTCGACGACTCCGGCGCGGCGAAGGTCGTGGCTGAGGCGTACCGGCAGCACGCGGGCGACCGGCCCGGCGTGGTCTTCACCCCGACCGTCGACACCGCCCAGTCCATGGCGGAGGCCTTCACCGCCGCGGGGATCCCGGCGGCGGCCGTCTGGGGCGACATGCCCAAGGACGACCGCGCCGCCGTCCTCGACCGGTACAAGGCCGGGACCGTCCAAGTCCTCACGAACTGCATGGTCTTGACTGAGGGCTTCGACGCCCCATGGACATCCTGTGTCGTCATCGCCCGCCCGACGAAGTCCGCCGGCCTGTACTGCCAGATGGCCGGGCGGGGGCTGCGCCTGTGGGAGGGCAAGAAGGACGCCCTGATCCTCGACGTGATGGGCGCGTCCACCCGACACAAGCTTGCCTCCATCGTCGACCTCACCAGCCGTGAGGTCGTCATGACCGACGAAGATCAGACGTTGCGCGAGACCGTTCGCGCAGCCGAGGAGAAGGCGAAGCAGGTCCTCGACCTGTCACGCGTCCAGGTCGAGGAGGTCGACCTGTTCCACGGGTCCGCCCTGCGGTGGCTGAAGACGGACTCGGGGGTGTGGTTCATCCCGGTAGGGGACGCGGCCTTCGTCTTCCTGATCCGTAACCCGGTCGACCGGACCTACTGGCTGCGCCGCTTCGACTACGACAACGGCATGGTGGGCCCGAAGCACGACGCACCACTGCCGCTGCCGGAGGCCAAGGCGTGGCTGGAGAACCAGGCTCGGACGATGGGCAGCCGTTGGCTCGCCGCTCGTACCGCGCCGTGGCGCAACAAGCCGGCCAGCGTGAAGCAGTTGAACTTCTGCCGGGCGAAGGGGATCGCAGTACCTCACGGCAGCAGTGCCGGTGAGGTCTCCGACCTACAGGCCGTGCATCAGTTCAACGCCATCCTCGTCCAGATCACTGCTGCCGCCGCATCCGCGGCCTGA
- a CDS encoding DUF6257 family protein: protein MSEPKLTFGEKLAIVRLEARGVRRAAAGIESQPALDRKVEAIYERARKREANAKKK, encoded by the coding sequence ATGTCTGAGCCGAAGCTGACGTTCGGGGAGAAGTTGGCGATCGTGCGCCTCGAGGCCCGAGGCGTCCGCCGGGCTGCGGCCGGCATCGAGAGCCAGCCCGCCCTGGACCGGAAGGTCGAGGCCATCTACGAGCGGGCCCGCAAGCGCGAGGCCAACGCCAAGAAGAAGTAG
- a CDS encoding pRL2-8, with product MPAKQTPPGQCPQCWQHAYDKAIHRRLGPREDCPECVDHMRNGCPYIAPKMKSRWW from the coding sequence ATGCCCGCCAAGCAGACGCCGCCCGGCCAGTGCCCGCAGTGCTGGCAGCACGCCTACGACAAGGCCATTCACCGCAGGCTCGGCCCGCGCGAGGACTGCCCGGAGTGCGTCGACCACATGCGAAACGGCTGCCCCTACATCGCGCCCAAGATGAAATCCCGCTGGTGGTGA